In the Plasmodium chabaudi chabaudi strain AS genome assembly, chromosome: 13 genome, one interval contains:
- a CDS encoding glycerol kinase, putative, which translates to MNVILSIDQSTQSTKLIFFDEGLKVLHMNSLNHEQKCFKPGWYEHDPEEIIDNLYKLMNEGMTVLKEKYQNVVIKCIGITNQRETVIIWDKETGKPLYNAIVWLDTRVEDLVTEFSKKYNNDYFQKKTGTYFNTYFSAFKILWLIKNNKTIKEKVKNGTAMIGNINTWVIYNLTKGNCYTDVTNASRTLLMDIKTLQWDPEMCKMFGISNMASLPEIKSNCYNFGLVKSENVPEYLNVPITGCIGDQQSACIGQAIFDEGEAKCTYGTGVFLLVNTGNKIVYSSCGLITTVCYKFNDDDKPNYALEGSIGTAGSGVSWLENVNLVKDTSEVSDIMETCKDTEGVVFVPAFGGLFAPRWRSDARACISGMSFNTSRAHIVRALLEGIVFQLSEIVNSLTSDMDIEMIHLLRCDGGMTKNKAFMQFNADILNTQIEVSKYKEVTALGAAVLAGLGIKLWEDLDSVKSLIRNKEFTFNSNMDTKSRSKKIKEWNKAVNKELLES; encoded by the coding sequence ATGAATGTAATATTAAGTATAGACCAAAGTACTCAGTCCACGAAGTTGATCTTCTTTGATGAAGGATTAAAGGTGCTGCATATGAACAGCTTAAACCATGAgcaaaaatgttttaagcCTGGTTGGTATGAACATGATCCAGAGGAAATAattgataatttatataaactaATGAATGAAGGAATGACTGTTTTAAAAGAGAAATATCAAAATGttgtaataaaatgtataggTATTACTAACCAAAGAGAAACTGTTATAATATGGGATAAAGAGACTGGTAAACCTTTATACAATGCAATAGTATGGCTAGATACAAGAGTAGAAGATCTTGTTACGGAATTTTctaaaaagtataataatgattattTTCAGAAAAAAACGGGTACCTATTTTAATACCTATTTTAGtgcttttaaaatattatggttaataaaaaataataaaactatAAAGGAAAAGGTAAAAAATGGTACAGCTATGAttggaaatataaatacatgggtgatttataatttaactAAAGGTAATTGTTATACAGATGTAACAAATGCATCTAGAACCCTTTTAATGGATATCAAAACATTACAATGGGACCCAGAAATGTGTAAAATGTTTGGTATTAGTAATATGGCTTCTTTACccgaaataaaaagtaattGTTATAATTTCGGTTTAGTAAAATCAGAAAATGTGCCTGAGTATTTAAACGTTCCAATTACTGGTTGTATAGGTGACCAACAAAGTGCATGTATAGGTCAGGCAATTTTTGATGAAGGAGAAGCAAAGTGTACATATGGAACTGGTGTTTTCTTATTAGTTAATAcaggaaataaaattgtatattctTCTTGTGGATTAATCACAACAGTttgttataaatttaacGATGATGATAAACCAAACTATGCTCTTGAAGGTTCAATAGGTACAGCTGGATCCGGTGTATCATGGTTAGAAAATGTTAATTTAGTTAAAGACACATCTGAAGTAAGTGATATTATGGAAACTTGTAAAGACACTGAAGGAGTTGTATTTGTTCCAGCTTTTGGTGGTTTATTTGCTCCAAGATGGAGATCAGATGCTAGAGCATGTATAAGTGGTATGTCTTTTAATACAAGCAGGGCTCATATTGTTAGAGCCTTACTAGAAGGTATAGTTTTCCAATTAAGTGAAATAGTAAACTCATTAACATCGGATATGGATATAGAAATGATTCATCTTTTGAGATGTGATGGAGGTATgactaaaaataaagccTTCATGCAATTTAATGcagatatattaaatacacAAATTGAAgtatcaaaatataaagaagtAACGGCTCTTGGAGCTGCTGTATTAGCTGGTTTAGGAATTAAACTATGGGAAGATTTAGATAGTGTTAAAAGTTTAATAAGAAATAAGGAATTCACATTTAATTCCAATATGGACACTAAGAGTCgaagcaaaaaaattaaagaatgGAATAAAGCCGTTAATAAAGAATTGTTAGAATCATAA
- a CDS encoding 60S ribosomal protein L17, putative, with product MVKYAKQIRNPGKCAKAAAVDLRVHFKNTYETARAIRRMNLLEAKKYLNAVIEKKRCVPFRRYNGGVGRTNQAKEFNHTQGRWPVKSCKFLLNVLDNVQANAESKNLDIGKLKIIHIMVNRARPGRRRTFKAHGRINPFMSSPCHIQVIAREITKPAKKSLLSNTEKQKKLPFRITLKKLVKLNLSQQRINKSKKLVK from the exons ATGGTTAAGTATGCTAAACAAATAAGGAATCCAGGAAAAt GCGCAAAAGCAGCAGCTGTGGACTTAAGAGTTCACTTCAAAAATACTTATGAAACAGCAAGAGCAATAAGAAGAATGAACTTGTTAGAAGctaagaaatatttaaatgctGTTATTGAGAAAAAACGATGTGTACCTTTCCGTAGATATAATGGTGGTGTAGGAAGAACTAACCAAGCAAAAGAATTTAATCATACCCAAGGTCGATGGCCAGTAAAGTCATGtaaatttcttttaaatgttCTTGATAATGTCCAAGCAAATGCAGAg TCAAAAAACTTGGATATAGGAAAATTAAagataatacatataatggTTAATAGAGCCAGACCAGGAAGAAGAAGAACATTTAAGGCTCACGGAAGAATTAACCCATTTATGTCCTCTCCATGTCATATTCAAGTAATTGCAAGAGAAATTACAAAGCCCGCTAAAAAATCTCTTTTATCAAATacagaaaaacaaaaaaaattacctTTTAGAATTaccttaaaaaaattagtaaaattaaatttatctCAACaaagaattaataaaagtaaaaaattagttaaataa